A region of the Chlamydia felis Fe/C-56 genome:
GAAAACAAAATAGGAAGAAGAAAAAGAAGAAAAGCTAAGCTTCTTAAAAATATCCTTACGGATAAAAATAAAAGGGCTCTTTTGATGTTTTTCAACCTCAAAAGAGCCTTTTCCCTTAGACTGCCAATAGCATACGAAAAACCTTTAGATTTTTCAACTATTACTTATCTAATTCTACAAGCAATATCTCATTCACCCTATTTGGTGGGGCCTTTCCTTGAGTACGCTTCATAATCTGCCCGACTAAAAACCCTAAAGCTTTTGTCTTCCCACTCTTATAGTCGACTACAGATTGTGGGTTAGCACTGATCACCTCAGAGATAATTGCTACCAAGGCGCTTTCATCTGTCATTGGCAACATTTCAGGATTTTCTTTAAGGATAACTTCAGGACTCTTGTCTGGAGATTCCATCATCATATCGGCAATATCCTTAGCAATCTTTCCGGTAATCACCCCCTTATCAATAAAATTGACAAGCTGAGCTACGCCACTAGGAAGAATTCCTGAAAAGGCAAGATTCTTGCCTTGTGTTTTACAGCGCCCGGCAAACTCTACAGTTACCCAATTAGAAAGAGCTCTGTAATTTTTACATTCTTTAGTAGCTAACTCGAAGAAGTTTGCAATGTGCTTATCACTAATCAAAATCGCAGCAATATCTTCTGCGAGAGCATACTCACGCAGATATCTTTGGTATTTGTCATAAGGAAGCTCGGGAAGCGTCTTGCGGATATCATCAATATAGGCTTCTGTTAGTTGCAATACAGGAAGGTCTGGCTCTATGAAATATTTGTAATCTTCAGCGCGTTCTTTAAGACGCATCAATACGGTTTTTTTCTTTTCAGGATCCCAACGATAGGTTGCTCCGGGGATAACCGTTTTCGGATCCTTATTAGGATTTTCTAAATAAGCCTCTATTTGACGGCAGCGTTCTGCTTCTAGAGCTTGTGCCATAAAAGCAAAGGAATTCATGTTTTTAATCTCTACCTTATTGCGTAGTTCTTCGCTACCTTTAGGGCGCACAGAGACGTTTACATCAAAACGCACCGAACCTTCTTCCATATTGCAGTCAGAAATTCCTATGTAATCGAGTAAAGATACCAGAGCTGTAGCATAAGCAACAGCATCGTCAGCACAAAACATACAGGGCTTAGAAACAATTTCTATTAAAGGTACGCCAGCGCGGTTATAATCCACTCCAGCAAACTCTCCAAAATGTTTTAGCATTCCAGCATCATCTTCAATATGCGCTTGAGCGAGTTCAAAATAACGTTCTTCACCTCGGACAATAGCTTTAACATATCCTCCACGCACTATAGGATGTTCGAATTGGGTAATTTGAAAATTCCTGGGACTATCGGGATAGAAGTACGATTTTCTATCAAACCGGCTAAGTAAAGCCACCTCTCCTTGAACAGCACAAGCGAATAAAATCGCTTTATTCACAGCTTCTTTATTTAATACAGGAAGAGATCCTGGCATTCCCGTACATACAGGAGATATATTTGTATTAGGTTCGTCCCCAAAACGATTTTGCGCAGAGCTGAATAACTTTGATTTTGTATTTAATTCTACGTGAACTTCAAGACCTATGACGGATTCCCAATCAGCATAAACATCGCTCATTACTTCACCTCTCCATCAAAAAGTTTGTTACATCCCTCAGGGCATATATTCTTAATCCCCGAATGTTCCTGGAAGCTATAACCCACCTGGCATACCTGCTGATCCCTACCTTGTTGTCCGATTATCTGAAGCCCTAGAGGAAGCCCTTCTTTAGAAAATCCTGAGGGTACGGCAATAGCGGGTAGGTAGGCAAGATTCATAGCAACTGTATAGATATCTTGTAGGTATAGAGATATAGGATCGAGAATCTCTCCATCAGCGAATGCGGGGCAGGAACAGACTGGCATAGCAATCACCTCACATTTTTCATAAGCCTTTTGGAAAGCCTGAATAATTTTTGCCCGGATTGCTGTACCTTTTTTGTAGTATACACTTTGACGTTCTGCGGATAATACGTAGTTTCCTAAAAGGATCCTACGCATAACTTCCTTCCCAAATCCTTGAACACGAGAAAGTGTGTAGACATCCTCCATACTATGCGCTTCTAAGGAACGGTATCCGTAACGGATACCGTCAAATCTTGCTAGATTTGTAGCGGCTTCAGCAGAGGCAACAATGTAGTATACAGAAACTGCATGGTGTAAAATATCAAGATCTATATCTACAATATGACTTCCCTGACGTTCTAAAACATTTAAAGAAGCAAAAAAGTTTTCTTTAATATCGTCTCGCAAGCCTTCCAAAAATCCCATAGGCACCCCGATCAAACTGGGGACTTCTAGAGATAAGGCATCTTGAAAAGATCCTGTGAAAAACTCCTGGGTAGTAGCATCATTCTTATCCTTCCCAGCGAACACATCCATAGCCAAAGCGACATCTTCAACGACAGTTGTTAAAGGGCCAATTTGATCTAAAGAAGAACCAAAAGCGACCAAACCATAACGCGAGACAGCTCCATACGAAGGCTTGAATCCGACAACACCGCAAAATGCTGCGGGCTGACGGATGGATCCTCCCGTATCAGAACCCAAAGCCATGGGGCAAAACCTTGCAGAAACCGCGGCGGCAGATCCTCCTGAAGAGCCTCCGGGAACACAAGATAAATCCCAAGGATTTTTCGTGGGATGAAAAGCAGAATATTGAGTTGTTGATCCCATAGCAAACTCATCCATGTTGAGTTTGCCTAAAATAATCCCATCTTCAGCTTCTATACGTTTAATTACTGTAGCGTCAAAGGGAGCTATGTAATTTTCCAACATCTTAGAAGCACAAGTGGTGCGCAATCCCGTAACATGGATATTATCTTTTATCCCTATGGGGACACCGGCGAGCTTCCCTAAAGGCTCTCCCCTTTCTCGTTTTGCATCTACGATAGCAGCTTTTTCGTAAGCTCTTTCCTTGCAAAGAGACAGAAAAGCTCCTATGCGGCTATCTTCCGTTTCTATTCTATTATAAAAATACTCTGCTATCGCTGTAGCTGAAGACTCCCCACTAACTACAGAATTTCTTAACTCTAAGGCACTCTTTCGATACATATATTCCTAAAACTGCGATCTCTACTTAATTACTGTGGGTACTTTTACTAACCCGCCCAAAGATTCGGGAACATTGGTAAGAAATTCCTCACGTGAGAAATTTGAGATAACGTCATCTTCTCGCAAATCTTCAGGACTAATGACATGTTGTGATAAACCGACCTCAACAATAACGTCCGTGACATCCAAGGAGATAGATGTTTTCATAATTCCAATGACTTCATTTAAAGAAGTTTCGTATTCTTGAATAAGCTCTTCGCTTAGTTCCAGAGCAGAACTCTTCGCCAAAAGTAAAATTTCTTCTCTAGTTACGTAGGGTTGTGTCATTTTCTAATCCCGATATTGTATTCTGATGAAGCTAATATCTATAATTTGAGCTTTTATGAAAAAACTTCTCGCTCAACTTAACTCCTTGTATGCAAAAAGTCAATGCCTCCCCAACAATCTAAAAACAAAAAAAAACTTTATTAAATTGTAAAAAAGATTAAAAGATGGAATTAAGTATACATCACTTAGGAGAAAAGCAATGCTAGGCAAACTCGTTCGGGGACTATCCTCTCTTATTGTTGTTCTTGGTGCATTGAACGTAGGAATTATAGGATTAACTCATCATAAAGTAAACCTTATTGCTCGACTATGCGGAGGCGCAAGCACAACAGCAACACAAATCACTTATATTATCATTGGAATTGCAGGAATTATTTCCCTGGTAAGTTTTTGTAGTTGTTGTTCTAAGAAACATCAAGGTAAAGACTGCTGTTCTAAGGGTCACACATCTCATCATTGCGATCCTAAAAATTAGATCTTCTCTTCTCAAGAAAACCTGAGATTTCTTCCTAAAATAGTTCTCCTAGTTTTATAGATATCGACTAGAAAATCAAAAGCCATGTGATTTTACGTGGCTTTTGATATTTTTGTTCCCACCCACCTAGATCCCTTCTCTAGTTTTACTCCACTGTTGTTTCTTGATTTTTTAATTTCTATTTCCTATTGGGAAAAAGTAATCTTTCATACCAACCAAAAACCCTTGTTATGAAGCCTTCTCTTCCTTGGTTGTTAATTTCCTCTGCAATTACACTTCCATTATCGTCTATAGTTGCTGACGAAACATCCCTAGCAGCTAACCTTCCAGAATCCCAGGTTCAAGAACAAAATGGGGAAAAAACCTTAAGTTCTAACGATAATTACGATGGGAGTTCTAAACCAGATACGCCTTTCACGCGTAAAGATTCTTCTACTGCAGGAGGAACCACTTACACACTTCAAGATGATGTATCTTTTGTAAACGTAAGTAAAACGCAGGCGCCGTCTGCATCGAGCAAGAAACCAGAGGCTCAAAAAGAGACGAAAGACTCTGCCCCCACTGAAGATTCAGAAACTACTAATGAAAAACACACAGAGAAAACAACGCCCACAGAATCTGGTACCGAAGGTGCTACTGATGCTGGGCATACTATAGAGAAAGGTCCAGAAACTTCAAAAGAATCAAGTAATGATACCGGTGCCACAACTTCTCCCGTTTCGGCAAATATGCTCAGAGTTAATGCAGTATCTTTAAGTAGCGACACCGCATCTTCTCAAAACCAAAACAAGGAAAGTCAAAGTTCTTCTGCATCTCAGGAAACAGACAAAAGCTGTTTTTCAAATACCGAGGGTCCCCTAACCTTTGTTGGTCAAAACCATTCCTTAACCTTTAAGAATATCAGTGTAACAGCGTAAGGATCTGCCATTAACAATAGTGCGGGATCTGAGTTAACATTTTCAGGATTTAGCAATTTAACCTTCTCCAGTGCCACAAGTCAAACTCAAGATAAAGCAGACAGTGCTATCTATGTAGGGCCTAAAACCACAGTAACTCCTCCCATCCCGCCTCCAGCAAACTCGGAAGCAAGTGGTGGATCACAAGATTCTTCGAGTGAAAATACAGAACCTAAAGGCGAAGAAAATCAAAGTGAAGATCGGGGATCAGAGTCCAAAGTTAACGGTGGTGAATCAACAACCACCGTTGTAGAACCAGCAGCTTCAGCGACCCTCTGGAGAATAACTTCTGATACATCTGTGGCAAATGCTGACGTTAGCGACAACCCCAGTACAACAGGAGTTAATTCCGCAGGCAATTCAGTTCATCCTGAAATCAAAGTAGGAAAAGATGCTGGAGAAAACAGCATTTCCGAGGAAAAAACTAAAGAGGCTTCTGCCCCTGCCACTACTAGCCCAAGCATTACTTTCAAAGACAACGTTGATATTACATTTGAGAATAACTCCTCTAAGAAAGCTGGCGGAGCTATTAATGTTAATGGTGGAACAGGAAAAATAGAAAACAACACCGGGACATGCACTTTCTCCAAAAATAATGCTAAGGAACAAGGTGGTGCTATATCTATTACAGGTAATTTCGATATTACCGGTAACAAAACCGTCGTCTTTTCTGGGAACAAAGCTCAAGTCATTTCCTCTCCAGCACAAGAAACGGAAGGAAAGGCAGCTGAAGTTACGGAGCAAGAAGTCCCGGCAGTCACAACAGGAACTGGGGGTGCTATCCATTATTTAGCTGCCCCAACTACTTCTGAACCTGGAATTTCGGGTCAGCCCTCTGGTCAAACTGAAATTCCTTCTTCTTCTGTACAGGCTATATTGTTATCAGCAGATATCCCAGCACCTACTCCTGTAAAAAAACAACAAGAACCGGCTCCTGCAGAGGATCCATGTTTAACGATCTCTGGTAGTACTTCAGTGACATTTACGAATAACTCCTCTACTACTAGTGGTGGGGCTATTCACGCTAAAAAATTAGTTCTATCTTCTGGTGGAGACATCACCTTCTCTAATAACTCCTCAGGAAAAGGCGGAGCTATTTTCATTACCGATGGCGGAGATATCAGCATCACAGCTGAAACAGGATCGATTACCTTCCAAGGAAACACCGTTACATCTGCCGATGACATTATCCTTCCCAGTAAAACTCCAGAAACTGGTGAGAAAGCAAATAAAGAACAACCTAATGCTGCTCTTGCTCTAATTGCATCTAAGGCTAGTGCTAAAGCTGTCGCAGCCAATCAAAATCAAAAGCCTACACACAATGCCATTCATTTAGGCAGCGGAGCTAAAATTTCCCAATTACGCGCTGGAACAGGTCAAACGATCTTTTTCTATGATCCTATTACAATGGCAACAGCAAGTTCATCAAGTCAATCTCCTGCTAAACCTTCTATCCCAGATTCTTCAATAAGAGCTGCTGCTGTTTCTGCACCAGCACCCGCAGTAACTCCTAAAACTCCACTAAAAATCAACGCTTCAGATTCAAACGCAACTACCGTGTATAACGGTACAATTGTATTTTCTGGGGAGAAGTTATCCACAGAAGCTGCTGCGAATCCATTGAACGCAACAAGTGTTTTTGACACAAGCGTGTCTCTTGAAGCAGGAACTCTTGTTTTAAAAAGCGGAGCGGGTCTGATTGTAGATTCCTTTACACAGCAAGAGGGTTCTTTAATTGTTATGGATGGCGGAACATCAATAATAACGCGTGTCCCTACAACTGCCAGCCCTGCTCCAAAAGCAACACTAGCTGCTGAGGCACTGCCTGTTGTAAGAGCATTAACCAAATGCACAGATCCTAAGGTTGTATCTGAGTTAGTAGCCTCCTCTTTAATGAACTTTAAGCAAAGAGGTCCTTCAGCCGCAACACCTGCAAACCCTGGGGTATCAGCTTCCCAAACACAAGCTGCAGATGGATCTATTACCATTACTAATCTTGCTGTTAACCTAGATTCTTTAGGTGATGGCAAAATGATTACCCTTACCGCTTCGGGAACAGGTAACATCACTTTATCAGGAGATTTACAATTCCAGGATAGTAGTCAGAACTTCTATGACAATCCTTTATTAAATAAAAACTTCTCTGCAAACATTTTAGACATTTCTACGAATGGCTCCGGAAAAATCGAGACTAATAACTTCAATATGATTCCTCAGGGATCTACAAGTTCTAATGTTGGTTATCAAGGAAAATGGGAAGTTATTCAAACTACAGATACAAGCGGAAAGGTTTCCTTCGAGCTTAAATGGATAGCCTCTGGCTATACACCTCCTCCTACCCGTAACGCACCTCTCGTGCCCAACAGCTTATGGTGTTCAGCTATTGACATGCGCGCTATTCAGAATCTTGTTGAGGTTAGCGCGCAAAACTAAGCTCCTCGCAAAGGACTCTGGACTTCTGGAATATCTAACTTCTTCCACAGAGACGCTACAAAATTACAAAAAGGATTCCGCCATATAAGCTCCGGATATGTTGTGGGTGCAAGCACTCAACCTATCTCTGATAAAGTTGTGGATTTTGCTTTCTGTCAAATGTTTGGAAAATCTAAGGACTACCATCTTACAGAGTTGTCCTCTCATATCTATGCAGCATCTGTGCACACAAAATATGAAAAGCTACTCCATCGTTTTAAGTTCTCAAATAAGAAAGGATTTATCCTTACCAAACTTCCTGAACAAATCCCTGTAATCCTTGATGCGCAGCTTAGTTACAGCTCAAGTCGTAACTCTATGACGACAAAACATGCTCCAAATCCTTCATCAAGAGGAAAATGGAACAACCATTGCGTTGCTGGTGAAGTTGGTGGCTATGTTCCGATGGTTATTGACAATCCCATGCTTGATGAGTTCTCCCCATTCATGAAACTTTGTCTTGTGTTCGTCCAACAAGAAGATTTCAAAGAAACAAAAGGAGGAGATGAAAATAGAAACTTCCAAAGTGCGCACTTTGTCAACCTTTCCCTACCTATCGGCGTGAAGTTTGAAAAAACAAACAAGTACAACATTTACAATGTCAGCCTTGTTTATCAACCAGATATCTATCGTGATGCTCCGAAATCTCGAGTATTCCTCCCCTCAAAAGATACTACGTGGTCTACAGGAGCAACAAACTTAGCCCGACAAGCTTTGATACTCGATGGTTCTAACCATCACCATCTCACAGATAGTTTCGAAGTCTTTTGTCATGGAGCTTTTGAACTGCGCGGGTCATCTAGAAATTACAACATTGACCTAGGAGGTAAGTACAAATTCTAAAAATCCGCTTTCTATAAGACGGCAGGGCCTTTTATCAAAAATGAAAAAAACACGTCAAGTCTTTTCTATATTCGACTTGCTTTCTTTTGTACCAATGAGTATTTAACGAAACTGTTTTTTTCATTTCACCACAAGTGTATAAAATGAGGCCTTCTTTATATAAGATTTTAATATCGTCATCTCTGACGATACCAATATCTTTTCACTTCTCGCAATTACATGCAGAAGTGGCTTTAACTCAAGAATCTGTTCTCAACGCAAATGGAGTATTCAGCCCGCTATCTACAAGCACTGCGGGAGGAACCACTTATAACGTTGAGAGCGATATTTCTATTGTAGATGCCGGGCAAGCTACGGCTCTTGCTTCTGCAGCTTTCGTTCAAACTGCTGCTGATCTTACTTTCAAAGGAAATGGGCATAGCCTATCCCTAGCAAACATTAATTCCGGAGCTAATACTACGGGAATTAACGTTTCTACTGCAGATAAAACTCTTACTCTAACAGATTTTTCTAAATTGAGCTTTACGAAGTGTCCGTTTTTTACAACGAATACGGGAAAGGGAGCGGTACAATCTGGAGGAGCGTTAAACTTAGCGAATAACGCGAGCATCCTTTTTGATCAGAACCATTCCGCAGAAAATGGTGGAGCGACCTCTTGCAAAGCTTTGTCCCTAACTGGCTCAATCAAAGAAATCAGCTTCACCACTAACTCTAGCGCGAAAAAAGGTGGTGCGATTGCCACTACAGGAGTTGCTAACCTTTCAGACAACCCGGGAACCGTAGTATTTTCTGGAAACACTGCCGTTAATTCTGGAGGAGCAGTATATGCAGAAGGTGCTACGACTATCGCAGGAAACGGCCGTGTTGTTTTTAGCAACAATAGCGTTTCTGGATCTAACGATGGCTGCGGTGGTGCTATCCATTGTAGCAAATCAGGTACGACACCGATCCTTGCTATAAGAGATAACAAAGTTCTGATTTTTAATGAAAATACTTCTGCAGAAAAAGGCGGGGCTATTTACGCAGATAAGCTCAATCTCTCCTCTGGCGGACTAACAATATTTACAAAGAACAAAGCGACTAATGCCACTCCTAAAGGTGGAGCTATTGGGATTTCTAGTAGCGGAGAGTGTAGTTTAACAGCTGAACTCGGGAATATTACTTTTGAAAATAACCTTATAGCAACCGCAAACAATTCTTCGATAAAAAGAAATGCTATTACTATTGAAAGCAATGGTAAATTCACTAATCTACGCGCAGCCTCTGGAAAGTCTATTACTTTCTATGATCCTATTGTTTGCGAAGGCGCTTGCGCCGATCTCCTTACCTTAAATAAAGCCGAGGGCACTAAAGTCTATAACGGGAAAATTATCTTTTCTGGGGAACAGCTTACTCCCGAGCAAACAGCGATTGTTGATAACTCTAAGACAATATTCACCCAACCGATTACGTTAGCGGCTGGCGAGCTTATCCTAAGAAATGGTGTTGAAATAGAAGCGAAAACAGTTTCGCAAACAGATGGTTCTTTAATCCTCATGGATACAGGAACAAAGCTGTCAGCGAAAACAGAAGATGTTACTCTGACAAATTTGGCTATTAATCCTAATTCCTTAGATGGGAAAAATCTAGCCATTGTTGCAGCCGCAGCAAGTGCGAAAAACGTAACTCTATCCGGAGCTATTGGCGTTATTGATCCTACAGAAAAGTTTTATGAGAATCATAAACTAAATGATAGGTTAGCTTTAGAGGGAATAAAACTTTCAGCAAAAGGTGCAGTAACAACAACCAACGTACCCGGAGCCACTATTGGCACTCCTGAGAAACATTATGGTTATCAGGGACACTGGACAGTTTCTTGGGTCTCAGATGATACATCGGATCCAAAAACAAAAGTCGCTGTCTTTAACTGGAATAAAACAGGATATGTTCCAAATCCTGAACGTCGCGCTTCCCTAGTACTAAATAGTCTTTGGGGATCCTTCATGGATGTGCGCTCCATTCAAGAAGTGTTGGAACGTAGCGTAGATAGCCTCCTTGAGACACGCCGCGGCCTTTGGATTTCTGGAGTTGGTAACTTCTTCCATAAAGACAAAAGCGCCGAAAGCCGACAATTCCGTCACATTAGTGCGGGATATGTGTTAGGTGCCACAACAAATACTTCTCAGGAAGACACGCTTAGCGTAGCTTTCAGTCAGTTATTTGGAAAAGATAAGGACTACCTCGTAGCAAAAAACTCTGCCAACGTCTACTCAGGCTCCCTCTATTATCAACATGTGGGTAAGTTTGATAATCTGACACGGTTATTTAAAGGTCCTAACTCTTGTTGTTCAGGATATTCTAAGGAAATTCCTATTTTCCTAGATGCACAAGTCACCTACTGCCACACCAGCAACAATATGACAACAGCCTATACAGATTATCCTGAAGTGAAAGGCTCTTGGGGTAATGACACTGTTGGTATAGCATTATCGACAAGTGTACCTATTCCTGTATTTAGTTTTTCTCTCTTTGATAGCTACGCACCATGTGCAAAATTGCAAGTTGTCTATTCTCATCAAGAAGACTTTAAAGAACCAACAACAGAGGGTCGTGTTTTCGAAAGCTGCGATCTCCTCAATGTTTCTGTACCTATGGGTATAAAATTTGAGAAGCTCTCCTTCGGAGAGAAAACAGCTTACGATCTTACACTGCTGTATGTACCTGATGTATATCGTCATAATCCAAGCAGCATAACAGGATTAGCTATTAATGATGTTTCTTGGTTAACAACAGCTACGAATCTTTCTAGACAAGCTTTCATAATTCGTGCCGGCAACCATATTGCCTTATCATCTGGTTTTGAGATGTTTAGTCAATTTGGCTTTGAATTGCGAAGCTCTTCAATAAACTATAACGTAGACCTTGGAACTAAGGTTTCTTTCTAAAAGCATCCCCTGCTCATCTCTGGGCAGGGCTTCTTCTTTTCAGAACTCCCAATCCCCTTGACTTTTAATCATTTTTATGATCGTTTAAGGCTATCTCAAATCACCCAGAGCATGAAATATGAAACATCCAGTTTACTGGTTCCTAGTATCTTCGGGGTTGCTAGCCTCGACCTCATTGAGCTTTGCTCAAGCAGTTAAAGAGAATTTAAATCCCTCTCATAGTTATGATGGAAATACAACAACAGGTGCATTCCAAACTAAAGAAACATCAACAGGCGCTGAATATACTTGCGAAGGGAATGTATGCATTACTTATGCAGGGAAAGGTACTGCATTAACAAAGAGTTGTTTCTCAGATACAACTGAAAACCTGACCTTTATAGGGAATAACTATTCTCTTTGTTTCGATAATATTAATACAACAGCTAAACCTGCTGCTATTGAAGTAACACAAGCGGATAAAACCTTATCCATTTCAGGTTTTTCATCATTTTCATGCTCTTATTGCCCTCCAGGAACTACTGGACAAGGCGCTATTAAGTCAGGAGGAGCGGCTACTTTCGACAACAACTCTAACGTACTTTTCAATAGAAATTGTTCAACGGCAGAAGGCGGCGCAATTAACTGCAAAAGTCTAACACTTAAAAATTCATCAGGATGTGCAAATTTTATACAAAATTCATCCGATAAAAAGGGTGGGGCTATTTACTGTAGTGATGGTGAACTCCGATTAGAAAATAACGATCAGATTCTTTTCTCTG
Encoded here:
- the gatC gene encoding Asp-tRNA(Asn)/Glu-tRNA(Gln) amidotransferase subunit GatC, which translates into the protein MTQPYVTREEILLLAKSSALELSEELIQEYETSLNEVIGIMKTSISLDVTDVIVEVGLSQHVISPEDLREDDVISNFSREEFLTNVPESLGGLVKVPTVIK
- a CDS encoding DUF378 domain-containing protein gives rise to the protein MLGKLVRGLSSLIVVLGALNVGIIGLTHHKVNLIARLCGGASTTATQITYIIIGIAGIISLVSFCSCCSKKHQGKDCCSKGHTSHHCDPKN
- the gatB gene encoding Asp-tRNA(Asn)/Glu-tRNA(Gln) amidotransferase subunit GatB, yielding MSDVYADWESVIGLEVHVELNTKSKLFSSAQNRFGDEPNTNISPVCTGMPGSLPVLNKEAVNKAILFACAVQGEVALLSRFDRKSYFYPDSPRNFQITQFEHPIVRGGYVKAIVRGEERYFELAQAHIEDDAGMLKHFGEFAGVDYNRAGVPLIEIVSKPCMFCADDAVAYATALVSLLDYIGISDCNMEEGSVRFDVNVSVRPKGSEELRNKVEIKNMNSFAFMAQALEAERCRQIEAYLENPNKDPKTVIPGATYRWDPEKKKTVLMRLKERAEDYKYFIEPDLPVLQLTEAYIDDIRKTLPELPYDKYQRYLREYALAEDIAAILISDKHIANFFELATKECKNYRALSNWVTVEFAGRCKTQGKNLAFSGILPSGVAQLVNFIDKGVITGKIAKDIADMMMESPDKSPEVILKENPEMLPMTDESALVAIISEVISANPQSVVDYKSGKTKALGFLVGQIMKRTQGKAPPNRVNEILLVELDK
- the gatA gene encoding Asp-tRNA(Asn)/Glu-tRNA(Gln) amidotransferase subunit GatA encodes the protein MYRKSALELRNSVVSGESSATAIAEYFYNRIETEDSRIGAFLSLCKERAYEKAAIVDAKRERGEPLGKLAGVPIGIKDNIHVTGLRTTCASKMLENYIAPFDATVIKRIEAEDGIILGKLNMDEFAMGSTTQYSAFHPTKNPWDLSCVPGGSSGGSAAAVSARFCPMALGSDTGGSIRQPAAFCGVVGFKPSYGAVSRYGLVAFGSSLDQIGPLTTVVEDVALAMDVFAGKDKNDATTQEFFTGSFQDALSLEVPSLIGVPMGFLEGLRDDIKENFFASLNVLERQGSHIVDIDLDILHHAVSVYYIVASAEAATNLARFDGIRYGYRSLEAHSMEDVYTLSRVQGFGKEVMRRILLGNYVLSAERQSVYYKKGTAIRAKIIQAFQKAYEKCEVIAMPVCSCPAFADGEILDPISLYLQDIYTVAMNLAYLPAIAVPSGFSKEGLPLGLQIIGQQGRDQQVCQVGYSFQEHSGIKNICPEGCNKLFDGEVK
- a CDS encoding polymorphic outer membrane protein middle domain-containing protein: MRPSLYKILISSSLTIPISFHFSQLHAEVALTQESVLNANGVFSPLSTSTAGGTTYNVESDISIVDAGQATALASAAFVQTAADLTFKGNGHSLSLANINSGANTTGINVSTADKTLTLTDFSKLSFTKCPFFTTNTGKGAVQSGGALNLANNASILFDQNHSAENGGATSCKALSLTGSIKEISFTTNSSAKKGGAIATTGVANLSDNPGTVVFSGNTAVNSGGAVYAEGATTIAGNGRVVFSNNSVSGSNDGCGGAIHCSKSGTTPILAIRDNKVLIFNENTSAEKGGAIYADKLNLSSGGLTIFTKNKATNATPKGGAIGISSSGECSLTAELGNITFENNLIATANNSSIKRNAITIESNGKFTNLRAASGKSITFYDPIVCEGACADLLTLNKAEGTKVYNGKIIFSGEQLTPEQTAIVDNSKTIFTQPITLAAGELILRNGVEIEAKTVSQTDGSLILMDTGTKLSAKTEDVTLTNLAINPNSLDGKNLAIVAAAASAKNVTLSGAIGVIDPTEKFYENHKLNDRLALEGIKLSAKGAVTTTNVPGATIGTPEKHYGYQGHWTVSWVSDDTSDPKTKVAVFNWNKTGYVPNPERRASLVLNSLWGSFMDVRSIQEVLERSVDSLLETRRGLWISGVGNFFHKDKSAESRQFRHISAGYVLGATTNTSQEDTLSVAFSQLFGKDKDYLVAKNSANVYSGSLYYQHVGKFDNLTRLFKGPNSCCSGYSKEIPIFLDAQVTYCHTSNNMTTAYTDYPEVKGSWGNDTVGIALSTSVPIPVFSFSLFDSYAPCAKLQVVYSHQEDFKEPTTEGRVFESCDLLNVSVPMGIKFEKLSFGEKTAYDLTLLYVPDVYRHNPSSITGLAINDVSWLTTATNLSRQAFIIRAGNHIALSSGFEMFSQFGFELRSSSINYNVDLGTKVSF